ctctctctctctcaaataaatggaaaaacagacaaaaaatttggtaaacaaacaattttatttaatccttataccCACCACATTATGGTATCTTTTCTCCAAGTCtttgaatataatattttttcgGTCCCTCTGGTAGGGGCATAAACAATACGTCTTGCGGTTTGGGTCATCTGTGACTCCTGCCGCTATACTCCTGCTCCTGTATCTATGAGCTCCCTTAGTTTGCCTCAGCACTTAAGATTCTCTACATTTCTAACATGCTGTTTAGTGCCTGCCTACCACATTAAGCTAAAGTTTCCCTGAGAATAGGGGCCGTTTATTCGTTGTTCATTGGTCCCAGGGCCTAGCGCAGCACCTGGTATGGAGTCGCTTAATTCCAGCCACCATCCCCCTTGCCCAGGAGTCCTCCCCACATTTCCTTGGCTTACCAACTTCTTCtccttactttttgttttttttttacttattctttaaattCAATTTgttgggggtgacattggctaataggATCATGTCGGTGTCAAACGTACATTTCTTTGATAACATCATCTGTATGTGGCATCatctgcccaccacccaaagtcaaataatcgtCCGTCCCCATATATTTAACCTCCTTTACCCACACCAccttcctccccacacacactttttaCGGGCTCAAGCCCTCCTCAGCCTCCGGCTCCCATCTTATATTCCAGCTCCCTGACCTACGCACCCTACTTTCCGTGACACAGCCCGCACGCCCTGCGGGCACCCTACGGCGCTTCACACACCTGTGATGATGTCATTACTAGGTCACCTCTCTCCCCAAGAAAAGCGTTCTAAGAGGGGAGAGGACATTTCTGCTCCTGCCATACACCCCGAGTCCTAATGTTGTGGGAGCACATGAGACCTCTAGGTCGTCAATCTGATATAGAGCGCCTTTGTCCCCGCTCGCTTCCGTTCCCCCGATACAAAGGGAtcctgcctccccaccctcccctcgaCCCCGTCACACTCACCACCTCCCTCCTCGCACCACCGTTTCTAGGAATAAGCTTTCAGTTGAGGTCGACGCTTACTGATGACGTCTCGCCCTGGCGCCACGGCCGAGGCAAGGCTACGCTCTGACTGGTTGCCGCCCCGCGTCCTTCCGGACCGCCTTTGGAACAACAACTTTATTAGCACCGGTAGCTAGGAGGAGAAAGGGTAAGCAGGAGCGAGGCGAGGGGGCTCCTCCGGCTCGCGGCCCCGTGGAAGACTGAGCCTTTTAAGTTGAGGAGAATCGCCATGATCGGATGACCTGGTGTCGAGACTAGAATAAAGACGGTGGCAGTTCACACGACTGGTAGTGGCGTTAGACGAGAAAGCAAGGCCTTTCGGCAGGGACTcgtagtgggggtgggggagggagtaaAGCCGGAAATAACTACAACTCCCAAGAGGCTTAGCGGCTGTGTCTCCGGGGCTTGACGGTGGCTGTGAAGCTTGATGGGACGGGTAGTTTGGCAAACGGCTTCACCTACGTTTGCAAGGTTGGAAGTTCTGAGTCCTGGGACGCTGGGAGCCGGGGAGAGATGGAGCTGGAGCAGAGAGAAGGGTAAGTGGCTTTGGGGAAAAACTGCCAATCCTAAAAGACGCTGCGACTGCAGCATGTGCAACCATCAGCGCTTGACCCTGAGGCCTGATGGGGATTGTAGTCCGTGCAACGGCTTTGGGTTAGAACTCTTGGGTTCTGTACTCGAGCATCCTAGGGGAAAAGGCTGGAGGTCTAGAAGTCCGAGGTCTGGACTCCTGGGTCCTAGTTGGGGGTCGGGCCTTGAACTTCCCTAGGTctttgggagaaagaaagagtCTGGGGTCTGAACTCCCTGATCCTGGGAGGAGGGACCTGGGACCCGGACTCCTGGGTCTGAGGGAGAAAGAGGCTGGGGACCCCGACacctgggtctgagggaggaagAGGCTGGGGACCCCGACACCTGAGTCTGAACGACGAGGGGCGgggtgcctggactgggatcctaGGTTGGCGGGAGTAAGGGCTGAGGCCGAAGATTCAGGCTTCTTGAGCCCCCTCTGACTCTACAGGACCATGGCAGCCGTGGGCTTTGAAGAGTTCTCAGCTCCACCAGGCTCGGAGCTGGCTCTACCACCACTCTTCGGCGGTCACATTCTGGAGAGCGAGCTTGAGACAGAAGTGGAATTCGTGTCTGGGGGTCTGGGCAGCTCCGGCCTccgggagagagatgaagaggaagaagcagCCCGGGGCCAGCGGCGGCGCCAGCGAGAACTCAATCGCAGGAAGTACCAGGCGCTGGGTCGGCGCTGCCGGGAGATCGAGCAGGTAGGTGAGTGCAGGTTCTGTTTTGTGGTCCCCTCTCCTAAGTCACCACCTCCTCCCCGTCTCTGCCTGTCCACCTGCACAGCCTTCCTTGCCCAGCAGGATGGATCgttcatttattattaatttatgcGTCACCCGTTATGCACCTGGCACTGTGCAAGGTATCTGTATCCTGTAGCAGCTTCCCTGACAGCCCACATCGGCTGGCTGATACCCCACAGCCGCCTCCTGCTCCCCACGGATCCCATACTCCTGGTCTCAGTCACCCCTCACTCCTGTCCATTCTATTAAATCTCCCCGggtcctcctcccctctgtccccaTCGCCCCTGCCTTAGACTCCGGTTCTCTCCCTGAATCACAGTATTTGCCTCCATAATGAGAATGAGGATGGAATAGTGGGCAGGGCCACACCAACACAAACCAGGACTTTCTTTTCTGTGAGAGAGAGCTGATAAGACTTGAAACGAGGAAGGGGCAGCAGTCAGGTGTGATGTTAGACAGACTGAATTTGGTGGTGTTCGTCCGTTTGGACTGCTGTTAGCAagcaccacaaactgggtggctacCTGATATGATAGGTAGGTGCTGCTCCCAGTTGTGGAGGCTGGAAGTCAAGCTTGGGTTTCTTTCTGAGGCTGTGAGGTCAAACCTGCTCTGCATCTCAGCCCTCAAGGTGGGTGGTCTGCTGGTGGTCTTCGCTGTCCCTTGACCTGCAGCCCTCTGGCTGCATCTTTCCATGGCCTTTTCCCTATACATGTATGTCCGTCTCCCACGTCCCCCTTTTTAGAAGGGCACCAGTCATCGGATTAGGGTCCACTGCAGTGACCTCGTTTCTCTCTGGAAGAGCACATGCAGAGAAAGGCCCCAGGCAGGAGCGGCAGCGTGGAGGCCagtgggagcagaggggagggatgAGGCActgtggggagaggagcaggagcgCCATGGAGGGCTGAAGGAGCAGACGCAGGAAGGACAGCCCCTTCCAGGCCACAAGGTGACCTGTGGGCCCCGGTCAAAAGGATGACGTTTGGGCCATCTCCCTGGTCCACAGCAGAGGCCCCACTTGCTCTCCGCTGAACAGGAACCCGCTGACCTGTGTTTCCCCCGACTCCCTGCAGGTGAACGAGCGGGTCCTGAACAGGCTCCATCAGGTACAGAGGATAACGCGGAGACTCCAGCAGGAGCGGAGGTAACCCCTTGCGTACCTGCTTTAGCTGGCATGCCTCTGCCTGGGCCAAGGATGGGGCGAAGCACTGTGAAGTACCCTCACAGTGGAGAGTACAGCAGCAGCAAGGGACCCAGCCTAGAGTCCCAGACTCAGTGTCAAACACTGTATTGCCGTATGACTCTGAGCACATGACACCCCCTCTCGAAGTCCCAGTTTCCTGACAACTAAGGGTGATGCAAAAGTCACGCCAAAGCCCCAAGGCTGCTGAGTAAATGGAAGCTCTCAGGATGAGCTTTGGGGCCCGCTCACCCCAGGTCTGATGCTGACCCTGCCCCCACTCAGAAAAATAGAACGGGCCTTAGACTGAATTGAAGTGTCCCACAGTGAGGTGCTTAGAAGAATCAaatcagagacagaaaggcaAAGGGTGGCTGCTGGGGGCAGGGCACTGGGGAGTTCCTGTTTAATGGGGACAGTTCCACTTTAGAAGGATGAGGAGAGTTCTGGAGAGGGACCGTGATTATGGTTGCACGACAAAGTGAATGTTACCTAACGCCACTGCACTATACACTTGAAAGTCATTAAATTAGTAAGGTCTTAGCATAATTTTTACAAATGACTTTTTGAAAAGCAAAGACTAAAGACAGGCCAAGTCACTCTTCTCTTCAAAACCCTACAGAGGTCCCACCTGATCCAGACTAGGACTGACATCCTAGTCAACCAGGCCCTAGTCAGATGGTCTGTCATGCCAGCTTCTGCCCTGCTATGAGCACAGCGGACACACACCCACCTCAAGGCGTTTGCACTTGCTCTTCCTGCCCCCAGACATGTCCTGCCACTTTCTCATGTTGCCAGTGAGGCCTCCCCACTGTCCTTTTTAAGTTCCAATCAGGTGTCATCCATTGTTTTTCCTACTCTGACCTTTTATAATTTGCTGGCTTACACGTAGCATTTAGTCAGTTAgagcttaaaaataataatcctaaAGCTTTAgaaggagaggcagggaaagagaaggcagagTCAGTAGGTGAAGTTACCATGTTATGCACATGCGTCTCTTTcgcattttagttatttttttttcatttttttttttcatttttccgaaactggaaacggggaagcagttagattcccgcacgcgcccgaccgggatccacccggcatgcccaccaggggtcaatgctctgcccttctggggcatcgctctgtagcatccagagccattctcagcgcccgggccaactttgcaccaatggagccctggctgcgggaggggaagagacagacagagagaaaggagagggggaggggtggagaagcagatgggcgcctctcctgtgtgccctggctgggaatcgaacccggtactcctgcacgccaggccaatgctccaccactgagccaactggtcagggccttacttatttttaaattttatttattgatcttagaaagggggagagaggaacactgatcagttccacttttttttttttttttaattttttttttttccattttttttttcctgaagctggaaacagggagagacagactcccacatgcgcctgaccgggatccacctggcacgcccaccaggggcacgcccaccaggggcgacgctctgcccaccagggggcgatgctctgcccatcctgggcgtcgccatgttgcgaccagagccactctagcgcctgaggcagaggccacagagccatccccagcgcctgggccatctttgctccaatggagccttggctgcgggaggggaagagagagacagagaggaaagcgcggcggaggggtggagaagcaaatgggcgcttctcctgtgtgccctggctgggaatcgaacccgggtcctccgcatgctaggccgatgttttttttttttagtgagaggacgggaggcagagacagactctcacatgcgccctgaccaggatccacctggcaagcccactagggggcgatgctctgcccatctgggatccttgctccattgcaactggagccatccttagtacctggGGACAGCTTGCTctgatcaagccatggctgcaggaggggaggaggaggaagaggagagagagagagagagggagagggagagggagaagcgaagcgagagggggaggggtagagaagctgatGTGTGCTTCCACTGTATGCCCTGagcgggaatggaacctgggacatccacatgctgggccgatgcagTTGTTCCACTTGATGTGAACATAACTTACACTTGAACATTTACTGAGCTGATATCCTACTGAGAGCTGTAGAGATCACACTTGGTTGTGGTATCACTCACAGAAGTTTCCCCAGTTGGGGTTGTCATCTCCCATTGACAgagcaggaaactgaggcacagaggtcacCTGTGTCttgcccaaagttcactggctggTCCAGTGCTTGGCACCCAGGTCTCTCAGACCCCAGAGCTCCAGACCTTCTGGGTCAAGGACACCTTGCCTTCAGAAGGGGTCAGAGCTTGGCTGTCGGGTGACCCCCGTTGGCTTCTCTCCGGGTGCaggttcctcatgagagtgctgGACTCCTACGGCGACGACTACCGCACCAGCCAGCTCACCATTGTGCTGGAGGTGAGTGTGGGGTCTCAGGAAGGGTGCTGGGTGAGCCAGGAACCTAGGACCGTCCTCACCTGCCTCCCATTTCCCCATCAGGATGAGGGCAGCCAGGGCACAGATGCCCCCACTCCAGGCAATGCTGAGAACGAGCCTCCAGAGAAGGAGGGACTGTCTCCACCCAGAAGGACACCAGCAGCCCCAGAACCCAGCAGCCCGGCTGCCGGCGAGGGGCCTAGTGGGCGAAAGAGGCGGCGAGCACCCCGGGAAGGACGCCGAACAGGAGTGCCACTGACTCCAGAGCCGACGCCGATGCAGGTGGGAGACCTGGAGCCCAGGGTCCAGGCAAGCAGGGACTAGGACCAGGGCTGCAGGCCTCACTGTAGGGGCCCAACCAGGagagctggagagggtgtggagcagAGCTGGAGGGTTAGGGttgacagggaaggagaaagagctgGAAAAAGCCTGGAAGGCATgggtggaaaggagaaaaatagggTAACGGGCCTGGTGTTGAAGTTTTCCACTGTTAGTAGCTGTGGGGAGGAGGCGAAATGGAGCTGGAGAATCCGGAGACCACGTAGACGTAGGAACACTAGGGACCATCTGAAGTGCACAGAAGGAGCCGTCTGCCCCAGGAGAGCAGGAATGGTAGGGTGACAGGCCTTCTCACAGCTCGCTCTTTGCTTCCCCAGATAAAGGTGGAGGAAGACTTTGGCTTTGAAGCAGATGAGGCCTTGGATTCAAGTTGGGTGTCTCGGGGGCCAGACAAACTGCTGCCCTACCCAACCCTAGCCAGCCCCCCCTTTGACTGACCCCCCAATAAACTGACCCCACATTCTCCTTGGCCAGTGTCTGCTGCTCCCACCTCAAATCACACACACTCTCAACGCTGAGatcagttttcacatttttattgggggccacagcagaggggACCTCCTCCCTGTCAGTGGAGGTGTTCACAGTTTCTTCAGCCACTCCAAGCTTGGACCCTGGGGGTCCTGGGGGTGGCTGGGCACGTCGGGCATGTTCCCATTATCTCGGACGGGCACTGTGGGACAGAAGGGTGGGCCACTGAGACCAGCAGATCTCCGGGGGCCCTGGTAAAGGGCTGGTCTGTCAGTTTACATTCAGAGGGTATTGGGACCTTAGGGGAAGAAGGCACAGCGAATCAGGGATGCGGAGACAGAAGAGAAACACAGACCTCTAGATCTTAGGGAACCAGAGACAGATCCATCCCCCACTCACCAGGGTAGTTGTAGGGGGTGACCTGGTTGATCATGGTGGCGTACTTGGTGTACGGGCTGACGATGGGCAGAATGATAGCTGTGGAGAGACATGGGGGGTGAGGTCCAGGGAAGGTGGctctggaaagggggagggaacagGAGGTGCAGCACCTCCAGAGGGCTCCCACCCCAGAGCCCCATTGATCACAagggttttaatttttgtgtgtgtgtaggtggggctgggagccaagcATTTACAGATACCTGGGCTGTAGAGGGCACAGGGGAGGGAAGTGGGGGGATTATGGGATAAGCGTACTGGAGTGTAGAGGTGGTCATGGAGCATACTGGATGGGAAGTGTCTTGGGAATGGCACCGGGGAATCAGGAATAAGCAGAGGGAAAGGTTATACAAGGAACAGTCCATCTAGGGTGAGAGCCAGCAGTCCTAGGGGGCAGGGCAAGGCATATAAAGGAACATTCTAGGCCTGCACTGTGATAAATACAAGAGCCACACatgtaattttacattttctaatgGCCACGTGATACTTaaaacttataatttttaaaatatatttaaccgAATATACCCAAAGTATTGTTTCAACACACCACGAAAAAATGgcaacattttatatgctttttgtCATATTAAGTCTGAAATCCAGTGTGTACTTCACATGGGTGTTGTAACCCTTAGGATTTCAAGTGTTCCGTGGCCAATGTGGCCAGTGGGACAACTGTCTTGGAAGAACCTTACCCAGTGGCCTGCAGACCCACACTGTTGACAGGACCTGGggtcttgttagaaatgcagtatCCCAGGCTCTACCTAGCCCACTGAATCAGAGCccattttaacaagccctccccccgcccccaatgTCCACCCGGGTAGGAGTGACCCTGTACTAGAGCAGAGGCTCTCAATCAGGCCGCGCATGAGAGTCACTGGAGACTGTGAGTGAACGTGGGGTGGATTcggacattattattatttatcgcTTAGGTGTTTTTAATGCAGCCAGGGTTGGGAACCTCTCCTGAAGCGGGATGAATGATGGGACCTCTTGCGGTGGGGAGCGAGGGGGGTGATTAAGGGATCATAATATTAGGAATGGGGTTAGGCCAAGAGACGTCGTGGGGGTGTTAACACACGGGTGGGGGCAATGGACGACGAGGGCGGACAGGGGGCCTGGAGGGTCAGGACTGAACGCACGTGGGGGAGCGCAGGGACCTTCGGGGCAGGTAAGGCTGGGACGCCGGGTGGGGTGATACACGTTCGCGCTCACGCACCGAGGCCCCCGATAGTGAAGGACGCGACCAGCACCGGCTCCTTGGCCCAGGCATTCTTGAAGAAGGCGGCGAGTCCTGAAGGGGTGGGCGGGGAGGATCATCCATTCAGGGAATGCCCCCGGTGACCTCTAACCCTCTCGCACCACCCCCGCCCTGGAGGTGCCCTCTGCTAACCTATGCGTTCCCCTCGGGCCCCAACCCCACCACCTCCACGAAGGGCACCACCGCACCCTAGCCCCGCAGCGCTCGGGTTAGCGCCGCACCGCCCGGGTTAGACCCGCCTCCCGCGCGCCTCCGGCGTCCGCACTTACTCCCAGCCATCTTGATCGCGGCGGCTGCGAGGGCGCGGAGCACCCTGGGTATTGTGGTCCCCGCATTCGAGGCGCCGCTGAGTCTGCGCATGCGCACTGATGCAGAACAGCTCTCCAGACGTTGACGAAGACGCGAAGCACTTTGGGAGTTGCGGTCCCTGCTTCCGCGCGTGCGCGCTGGCACAGAACAAAAGTCGGTGGCGACGGCAGGGTCGGAGGCGGCGCTCCTGATTTAAATACAAACCTGTCTTGGCACACCTGCCTCCTCCCTTGCTTCTCTCAGCCTAGACCTCTCGCTCTAGAGTTATTTCTACTCCGCAGGCCTTCTGCTGCAAGTCACCTAAGGCGGGATGCAATAGTTGCTTGTAagattccattttacagatggggagacgGAGGCTGGAAGAGGACAAATGACTTGAGTTCTCATTTGAGGTCTCAGCTTCAAATCAGCTCGCCTGCCCGGAGCAGAAGGGTTAGGGGCCTTCTGTGGACTCTCACAGTGCCCTGTGGGGGAACCTCCGTTATAGcacacatcttcttttttttttaggttgtcagggagagtgagggacagaaacattgagctgctcttgtatatgccctgagcagggaagcaaactggcaacctcgggtggatgctccaaccaacagagcatccggccagggcttaatttttttttgaattttagacagagggagggagagaggagggaagcatttgttgtttcacccagctgtgcattcattggttacttcccatGTGTATCCTATTCTAGGATCGAACTGTATGCAACTTTGTCGTTTCGGGACAAGCTCTTaacccactgagcaaccggccggggcacatcacttttttttttttttttgtatttttcttaagttggaaacggggaggcagtcagacagactcccgcatgcacccgaccgggatccacccggcatgcccatcagggggcgatactcccgagccttggctgcgggaggggaagagagagacagagaggaaggagagggggaggggtggagaagcagatgggcgcttctcctgtgtgccctggcccggaatcgaacctgggactcctgcacgccaggccgatgctctaccactgagccaaccggccagggctacatcaCTTATTTTTAAAGCCTATGTAGTCCACATCTGTCTTTCCATCAGACTGGGGGCTGCCGGAGGGCATTGATGAGGTCGACTCCTCTCTGGGAGTCTGTGCAGCAGGCTCTGGCACATAAAAGGTGCTAATTGTCTTTAAAGTTTAATTAAGGAACACAACCAGTTATGACTACCCCAATCTCAACTTTACCATGAGGCTGtgatccccaccccccaccccacccccaaacaggcctctgactctgattTTCTGATGTTGCCTCACTTCCTGGGAGGTGAGAGCATAGATCACTGTTGAGCCACTGTTCT
The Saccopteryx bilineata isolate mSacBil1 chromosome 3, mSacBil1_pri_phased_curated, whole genome shotgun sequence DNA segment above includes these coding regions:
- the TFPT gene encoding TCF3 fusion partner isoform X2 gives rise to the protein MELEQREGTMAAVGFEEFSAPPGSELALPPLFGGHILESELETEVEFVSGGLGSSGLRERDEEEEAARGQRRRQRELNRRKYQALGRRCREIEQVNERVLNRLHQVQRITRRLQQERRFLMRVLDSYGDDYRTSQLTIVLEDEGSQGTDAPTPGNAENEPPEKEGLSPPRRTPAAPEPSSPAAGEGPSGRKRRRAPREGRRTGVPLTPEPTPMQIKVEEDFGFEADEALDSSWVSRGPDKLLPYPTLASPPFD
- the NDUFA3 gene encoding NADH dehydrogenase [ubiquinone] 1 alpha subcomplex subunit 3 translates to MRRLSGASNAGTTIPRVLRALAAAAIKMAGRLAAFFKNAWAKEPVLVASFTIGGLAIILPIVSPYTKYATMINQVTPYNYPVPVRDNGNMPDVPSHPQDPQGPSLEWLKKL
- the TFPT gene encoding TCF3 fusion partner isoform X1 — protein: MGRVVWQTASPTFARLEVLSPGTLGAGERWSWSREKGPWQPWALKSSQLHQARSWLYHHSSAVTFWRASLRQKWNSCLGVWAAPASGREMKRKKQPGASGGASENSIAGSTRRWVGAAGRSSRFLMRVLDSYGDDYRTSQLTIVLEDEGSQGTDAPTPGNAENEPPEKEGLSPPRRTPAAPEPSSPAAGEGPSGRKRRRAPREGRRTGVPLTPEPTPMQIKVEEDFGFEADEALDSSWVSRGPDKLLPYPTLASPPFD